Part of the Woronichinia naegeliana WA131 genome, AGCCAAAATTCAGAGCCACATTGATCGCATTGGTTTGGGACGGATTGCCACCCTTTGTGGTCGCTACTTTGCGATGGATCGCGATCGCCGTTGGGATCGAGTGGAAAAGGCCTATCGTTTACTGACAGAGGATGGTGTTGGGGATGGCCGAACGGCTCAACAGGTTTTAAAAGACTTTTATGCCCAGGACATCACTGACGAATTTATTCCCCCTACTCGTCTAACCAACGGAGCTGTAACTTCAGGGGATGGCATTATCTTCTACAATTTTCGACCTGATCGAGCAAGGCAACTCTGCTATGCCTTTTTGATGCCCAGTTTTGACGGTTTTGAACGGGAACGAATTCAACCCCTCAGTTTTGTCACCCTTACCCAATATGATCCTCGTTTACCGGTTCAGGTCGCCTTTGCTCCTCAAAATCTGGATAATATTCTGGGTGAAATTATCGCCAATCATGGTCTAAAACAATTTCGGACGGCTGAGACAGAAAAATATCCCCACGTTACCTACTTTTTCAATGGTGGTCGCGAAAATCCCTTTGTCGGAGAAATTCGGGAATTAATCCAAAGTCCGATGGTAGCAACCTATGATCAAGCACCGGCTATGTCGGCTGAAGCCGTTACAGATACTGTTTGTGCTGCTATTAACGAAGGCATTTACAGCTTGATTGTGGTTAATTATGCCAATCCCGATATGGTCGGTCATACTGGCAACCTAGAGGCCGCGATTCAGGCGATCGAAACGGTAGATAATACATTAGGGCATTTATTACAATGTGCCAGTAATAAAGGAGGAACGGTTTTAATCACTGCCGATCATGGTAATGCCGAATATATGAGTGATGAAAAGGGAAATCCCTGGACAGCCCATACCACCAATCCGGTTCCTCTGATTGTCATTGAAGGAGAAGGTCGAAAAATTCCTGGTCATGGCGGCCAGGTTCAATTACGGGATGGCGGCAAATTGGCAGATCTTGCCCCAACCATTCTCGATATTTTACAATTGCCTAAGCCAGTGGAAATGACGGGCCAAACCCTGATCGAACCCTGTACAGTGGAAATAAAACCCAATCGAACGCCTGTGCGGATTACTCGTTAATGTTCGTTTTTCCAATCACCTTAAAGTTTTTGAGACTGAAAATTTACCATGACCCTTGTCACCTTGATTCGTATTATTTGGATTATTTCTGCTGCTTTGCTCGTTGTTTTGGTCTTACTCCATAGCCCCAAAGGGGATGGCTTGGGAGGAATTGGTGGTCAAGCTCAACTCTTTACCAGTGCCAAAAGTGCAGAGAAAACCCTCAATCAAATTACCTGGACATTGAGTAGTATTTTTATTGGACTGACTATTGTTCTGAGTGCAGGTTGGTTAGCCCGTTAATTTTAGGTTAGATAGCCTTGGCTCTATGCAACGATGGTTAGGATTATTACTGTTAACGATTTTGGGAATTAAAATGATTGGCATCCTTGGACTTCCAACCCATGCGATCCCTTTGCCTTCCCCATCTACCCTAACTTCCCCCTCTCCATCAAGCGAGACCAATCAAAGCCAGGTAAACCTTCCGCCCTTAAAAATTCATCCCTTGCCACCCAGTTTGGCCAAGTTTCGTTCGTCCCAAAGCGATGATTATTTTGAACAGATAACGGCTTCTCCCCTGGGTTATCTCATTTGGTCAACATTTCCGATCAAAGTCTATGTGGATCAATCTACCAATCCCCAGGATTCTGCTGCCAGCAATCAACGTTTTTTACAATGGACTCAAGCGGTTCGTCAGGCGATCGCTGATTGGGGTTTATATTTACCGATCCAGGAAGTATTAGACCCTAGCCAGGCAGATATTCGCATCGAACGACAAGAACCGCCGCTTAGTCGTCAGCTAGACCCAAAAACCGGACAACTGCAAATTCCCCGTGCACGTAACGCCCAAACCCGCTATGAATTCTATGACAGTGGTGACATTCCCTCCCGATTACGGCAAAGAATGACGATTCAAATCAAACCGGGCCTCAGTCAGTCTGGGACTCTAGCCACAGCTCGCCACGAAATGGGCCATGCTTTAGGCCTGTGGGGGCATAGCACACAACCAGACGATACCCTCTATTTCTCTCAGACAAAAGAATCGCCCCCAATTTCAATTAGGGACGTTAACACGCTCAAAAAGGTGTATCAACAGCCAACTCGCTTAGGTTGGCCTTTACCTCAATTTTAGGTGAGATCAGAATCACTATTTTGAGACTGTTTTTTAGCATATTCCTTTTGGCCAAAGGCACCAAAGCCCAGAGCGGCTAAAGAACCGAGGATAGTG contains:
- the gpmI gene encoding 2,3-bisphosphoglycerate-independent phosphoglycerate mutase, translated to MAQASVSPLVLVILDGWGYRQDSRANAIALAKTPIMDSLLMAYPHTLINTSGKDVGLPKGQMGNSEVGHLNIGAGRVVPQELVRISDAVEDGTIFENEALVNICNKVRQGQGKLHLIGLCSDGGVHSHIDHLLGLLDLAKLQGVNNVCVHAITDGRDTNTTEGVDALAKIQSHIDRIGLGRIATLCGRYFAMDRDRRWDRVEKAYRLLTEDGVGDGRTAQQVLKDFYAQDITDEFIPPTRLTNGAVTSGDGIIFYNFRPDRARQLCYAFLMPSFDGFERERIQPLSFVTLTQYDPRLPVQVAFAPQNLDNILGEIIANHGLKQFRTAETEKYPHVTYFFNGGRENPFVGEIRELIQSPMVATYDQAPAMSAEAVTDTVCAAINEGIYSLIVVNYANPDMVGHTGNLEAAIQAIETVDNTLGHLLQCASNKGGTVLITADHGNAEYMSDEKGNPWTAHTTNPVPLIVIEGEGRKIPGHGGQVQLRDGGKLADLAPTILDILQLPKPVEMTGQTLIEPCTVEIKPNRTPVRITR
- the secG gene encoding preprotein translocase subunit SecG, whose product is MTLVTLIRIIWIISAALLVVLVLLHSPKGDGLGGIGGQAQLFTSAKSAEKTLNQITWTLSSIFIGLTIVLSAGWLAR